The Thermococcus alcaliphilus sequence AGAAGAGATCAAAAAAGCTGAGCTGATAGCGAATCCAGGTTGCAATGCTACTGCAGCTATCCTGGCTTTATATCCGTTTAAGGGGTATGTTGACGAGGCAATAGTAGATTTAAAAGTCAGCTCAAGTGCCGGGGGAAGAAGGGAAAATGTCGCAAGCATTCATCCCGAAAGATCCCACGTGGTTAGGGTTTACAAACCGTTCCACCATAGGCATGAAGCCGAGGTAATCCAGGAAACTAATGTAAAAGCTCAATTCACGGTTCACTCCGTTGACTTGGTAAGGGGACTTTTAGCAACAATTCACTTCAAGATGGATACAAGCGAAAAAGAACTCTACAGGAGGTTTTTCCGCTATCTAGGGGAGCCGTTCATAAGAATTGTTAAAGAGAGAGGGGGAATGCAGAGGTTGCCCGATCCAAAGTATGTAATAGGGAGCAATCTCGTAGACATAGGTTTTGTTTATGACGAAGAGAACCAGAGGGTTATACTATTTTCCGCGTTAGACAATCTGATCAAAGGCGGTGCCGGGCAGGCTGTACAAAACATGAACATAGCTTTTGGGTTGGACGAAACAATGGGGCTGAACTATCTGCCAGTGTATCCCATTTGAAAAGGTGAAGAGAAATGAGGGTCGTTAAAATCGGAGGTGCAGTTTTGGATAACCTTGAGCGCTTTGAGAGTGCCATTGTGGGCGACGTAATAGCTCACGGCGGCTCGGATTACGTTAATGAGCTTTCTGAAAAAATGGGGATAGAAGTTACATGGCTTAAAAGTCCTTCTGGGGTGGAATTTAGGTACACCCCAAAGGAGGTCATAGAAGTTTACCTCATGGCCATAATGAAGGCCAATAAAAGGATAGTTTCTTTCCTTCAGAGTCAGGGGATTAACGCTGTGGGGGTAAGTGGGCTTGATTTGGGCCTCATAAAAGCCGAAAGGAAAAAACTTGTTAAGGCTATAATTAACGGAAAAAAAGTTGCTATAAGGGATGATTATTCGGGTATCATTAAAGAGGTTAATGTCGAGGCCTTAAAAGAGCTCATTAGAATCGGAGTTCCTGTTATAGCCCCAATAGCAATGAGTGAAACCTTCGAGCCTTTAAATATAGATGGGGATAAGCTCGCTTATGAAGTAGCTCTAAGCCTAAAGGCAGAGGAGCTTGTGTTTTTGACTGATACAGCGTTCTTAGTTAATGGGGAGATAGTTAGGAGCATTAAGACTAACAAAATTGAAGAGTTCATGCCGTTTGCAGGAGGAGGGATGAAGAGAAAACTGCTAATGGCTAAAAAATCTGTCGAGAGCGGTATTAAAAGAGTGATCATTCAGGGATTTAACGGCAGGACGGTGATTGAATGAAGGAGATGAGCCTTTACAAAAAGAGGCTGAAACTTGTTAGGGGAAAGGGAGTATACGTCTGGGACGAAGAGGGG is a genomic window containing:
- the argC gene encoding N-acetyl-gamma-glutamyl-phosphate reductase — encoded protein: MIKAAVVGASGYIGGELVRLLAMHPEVEIVAITSRKHAGKKVHKVHPNLRGLNLRFTDKYNFDADVIFLAVPHGESMKIINEFLGGAKIIDLSADFRVRPDLYRKYYGEHMLPELIDEFVYGLPEIHREEIKKAELIANPGCNATAAILALYPFKGYVDEAIVDLKVSSSAGGRRENVASIHPERSHVVRVYKPFHHRHEAEVIQETNVKAQFTVHSVDLVRGLLATIHFKMDTSEKELYRRFFRYLGEPFIRIVKERGGMQRLPDPKYVIGSNLVDIGFVYDEENQRVILFSALDNLIKGGAGQAVQNMNIAFGLDETMGLNYLPVYPI
- a CDS encoding [LysW]-aminoadipate/[LysW]-glutamate kinase, producing MRVVKIGGAVLDNLERFESAIVGDVIAHGGSDYVNELSEKMGIEVTWLKSPSGVEFRYTPKEVIEVYLMAIMKANKRIVSFLQSQGINAVGVSGLDLGLIKAERKKLVKAIINGKKVAIRDDYSGIIKEVNVEALKELIRIGVPVIAPIAMSETFEPLNIDGDKLAYEVALSLKAEELVFLTDTAFLVNGEIVRSIKTNKIEEFMPFAGGGMKRKLLMAKKSVESGIKRVIIQGFNGRTVIE